The following DNA comes from Streptomyces pristinaespiralis.
GGCAGTTGGCGTTCGTACGCGCCGGTCGCGAGCAGGACCGCGCGGGCACGTACGCGCACCGGGCGCTCGCCGTCGCCGTCCGCTCCGGTGACCGCGTGCACCGTCCAGCGCGTGTCCGTCCCGTCATGCCGTTCCACGGTCCAGACGTGGTGGCCGGCGAGATGGACGACGTCGCTCGCCCCGAGGCGGCGGCGCAGACCGGCGAAGGCGGACCAGTCGTGGTGCAGGGCCTCGGGGCGCACCGCGCCGACGGCCGGGGCGGGGTGGCGGTAGAACTGGCCGCCGATCCTGCCCGCCGTGTCCAGCAGGGCGACCGAGAGCCCCCGTTCCGATGCGGTGACGGCGCCGGCGAGGCCCGCGCAGCCCGCGCCGATCACCGCGAGGTCGTACACCTCTGCGTACGGGTCGCCGGCGGCCCGGTCAGACGGCGAGCTCGGCATGGCCGTGTCCTTCCTGAGTGGTGATCGTGTCACCGGGACGGGCGGGCACCAGGCAGGCCCGCCTGTTGGGCCGTCCGTTGATCGTGGCGAGGCAGTCGTAGCAGTGGCCGATGCCGCAGAAGGCTCCGCGTGGACGGCCGCCCCTGCGCGTGGTGCGCCAGGCGAGGACGCCGGCCGACCACAGGGCGGCGGCGACGGACCGGCCCGGGAGCGTGGTGATCGGGCGCCCGTCGAAGGTGATCTCGAACGGGGGCTGTTCGGGTGTCGCTCCGACGAGTTCGGCGGGGGTGCGGTCACGCGCCATGGCGCGTCTCCTTCCGGGGTGTCCGAGGCATGGGGGGCGGGGCCGTTCCGAAGCGGTCGGGTCTGAACGGCTGGATGTCCATGGGGAGTTCGTCCCCGGCCAGGATCCGGGCGACGATCATTCCCGTGGCCGGGGCGAGTCCTATCCCCGCGCCTTCGTGCCCGCAGGCGTGCAGCAGGCCGGGTACGCGCGGGTCGGGGCCGATCGCGGGCAGATGGTCCGGCAGGTACGGGCGGAATCCGGCGTACGTCCGGATCGCCCGCACCCCGGCGAGCACCGGGAACAGGCGGGTCGCCTGACTCGCGAGGCGGCGCACGGCCTCCACCGACAGGGTGCGGTCGAAGCCGACCCGTTCCCGGCTCGCTCCGATCAGCACGGGGCCCGCCGGGGTGCCCTCGACGACGGCGGAGGTCTGGAGCGCCGCCGAGCCGCTGGCGACGTCGGTGATGTAGTCGGCCGTGTAGACCTTGCGCCGTACCACGCGGGGCAGCGGCTCTGTGACCAGGACGAAGCCCCGCCGGGGAAGCACGGGCAGGTCCACTCCGGCGAGTCCGGCCAGTCGTCCGCCCCAGGTGCCGGCGGCGTTCACCACATAGGGGGCGTGCAGATCACCGCTCGCGGTTCGTACGCCGCGGACCTCGCCGTTCGCGCCCTTGAGCACCCCGGTGACCTCCTCGCCCAGGCGCAGCAGGGTCCGGCCGGATCCCTGTCCGCCGGCGGCACGCAGCAGATGGGCCGCGGCGAGTGCGGGCTGCACCTGGGCGTCCTGGGGATAGTGGAAGCCGCCCGCCAGGTCCGGGGCCAGGTGGGGTTCCAGGTCCCGGAGCCGGTCGCCCATGACCTCATGGACCTCGACCCCCGCCTCCTGCTGCCGGGCGGCGAAGTCGCCAAGGGCCGCCAGGGACGGCCCGGTGGAGGCGACGACCAGGCCGCCCTTCGCCTCGTACTCGATCCGGGGCGGCAGCAGGTCGGACAGCTCGCGCCACAACCGCCGTGACAGCAGGGCCAGTTCGAGTTCGGGGCCCGGCTCCTTGTCGGAGACCAGCAGATTGCCTTCACCGGCTCCCGTGGTGCCGCCCGCGACGGGGCCGCGGTCGATCACGGTGACGGAGAGGCCGGAGCGGGCCGCGTAGTAGGCGCAGGCGGCGCCGACCACACCCGCTCCGACGACGATGAGATCCGGGGAGTTCCTCGTGGTCACGTCAGTAATATTTCACATTGCA
Coding sequences within:
- a CDS encoding NAD(P)/FAD-dependent oxidoreductase, whose protein sequence is MTTRNSPDLIVVGAGVVGAACAYYAARSGLSVTVIDRGPVAGGTTGAGEGNLLVSDKEPGPELELALLSRRLWRELSDLLPPRIEYEAKGGLVVASTGPSLAALGDFAARQQEAGVEVHEVMGDRLRDLEPHLAPDLAGGFHYPQDAQVQPALAAAHLLRAAGGQGSGRTLLRLGEEVTGVLKGANGEVRGVRTASGDLHAPYVVNAAGTWGGRLAGLAGVDLPVLPRRGFVLVTEPLPRVVRRKVYTADYITDVASGSAALQTSAVVEGTPAGPVLIGASRERVGFDRTLSVEAVRRLASQATRLFPVLAGVRAIRTYAGFRPYLPDHLPAIGPDPRVPGLLHACGHEGAGIGLAPATGMIVARILAGDELPMDIQPFRPDRFGTAPPPMPRTPRKETRHGA
- a CDS encoding (2Fe-2S)-binding protein, whose protein sequence is MARDRTPAELVGATPEQPPFEITFDGRPITTLPGRSVAAALWSAGVLAWRTTRRGGRPRGAFCGIGHCYDCLATINGRPNRRACLVPARPGDTITTQEGHGHAELAV